One genomic window of Microbaculum marinisediminis includes the following:
- a CDS encoding 2-oxoglutarate dehydrogenase E1 component, with translation MAKQEANEAFALTSFLYGANAGWIEDQYARYQRNPESVDTGWRAFFEALHDDRETVIAEARGASWEREDWPIPMNGELVSALDSNWMPVESAVGEKIRAKAQRQGVELSEEAVMRATRDSVRALMMIRAYRMRGHLAANLDPLGLMPPVSHPELEPESYGFTEADYERSIFIDHVLGLEFATIPEMLEILRRTYCNTIGVEFMHISDPAEKGWIQERIEGPDKEVTFTPEGKKAILNKLVEAEGFEKFLDVKYTGTKRFGLDGAEAMVPALEQIIKRGGHLGVNEIVVGMAHRGRLNVLAQVMAKPHRAIFHEFKGGSSSPDEVEGSGDVKYHLGASSDREFDNNKVHLSLTANPSHLEIVDPVVLGKVRAKQDQMADPDRSTVMPLLIHGDAAFAGQGVVAECFGLSGLKGHRTGGSVHFIVNNQIGFTTNPRFSRSSPYPSDVAKMIEAPILHVNGDDPEAVVFAAKVATEFRQRFHKPVVIDMFCYRRFGHNEGDEPAFTQPIMYRKIRSHPTTLQIYADKLVAEGLVTAEEVEQLKADWRAKLEAEFDAGTSYRPNKADWLDGRWSGYKVANDEGPRRGHTGVPEETLKDIGVKLCEVPADFKVHRTIKRFLDNRRAMMETGEGIDWATAEALAFGSLCVEGIPVRLSGQDCERGTFSQRHSVLYDQESEDRYIPLDNLSDGQAHYEVINSMLSEEAVLGFEYGFSLAEPRALTIWEAQFGDFANGAQVVVDQFISAGERKWLRMSGLVMLLPHGYEGQGPEHSSARLERYLQMCAEDNMQVANCTTPANYFHILRRQMKRDFRKPLILMTPKSLLRHKRAVSKLSELAQESCFHRLLWDDAEIREGEKIKLAKDDKIRRVVMCSGKVYYDLYEEREKRGIDDVYLLRLEQLYPVPAKALVTELARFKNAEMVWCQEEPRNMGAWNFIEPYLEWVLNQIEAKHRRPRYVGRAGAAATATGLMSKHLAQLEAFLDEALTE, from the coding sequence ATGGCCAAGCAAGAGGCTAATGAAGCCTTCGCGTTGACGTCGTTCCTTTACGGCGCCAATGCGGGGTGGATTGAAGATCAGTACGCGCGTTACCAGCGAAATCCCGAGTCCGTCGACACCGGTTGGCGGGCGTTTTTCGAGGCGCTCCACGACGATCGCGAAACTGTGATCGCCGAGGCGCGCGGCGCCTCATGGGAGCGCGAAGACTGGCCGATCCCGATGAACGGCGAGTTGGTCAGCGCCCTCGATTCCAACTGGATGCCCGTCGAATCCGCGGTCGGCGAGAAGATTCGCGCCAAGGCCCAGCGCCAGGGCGTCGAGCTGTCCGAGGAAGCGGTGATGCGCGCCACCCGCGATTCGGTGCGCGCGCTGATGATGATTCGCGCCTACCGCATGCGCGGCCATCTCGCGGCGAATCTCGACCCGCTCGGCCTCATGCCGCCGGTCAGCCATCCCGAGCTGGAGCCCGAGAGCTACGGCTTCACCGAGGCCGACTACGAGCGTTCGATCTTCATCGATCACGTGCTCGGGCTCGAGTTCGCCACGATCCCCGAGATGCTGGAGATCCTCCGGCGCACCTACTGCAACACCATCGGCGTCGAGTTCATGCACATCTCCGATCCCGCCGAGAAGGGCTGGATCCAGGAGCGCATCGAGGGCCCCGACAAGGAGGTGACCTTCACGCCGGAAGGCAAGAAGGCGATCCTCAACAAGCTGGTGGAGGCCGAGGGCTTCGAGAAATTCCTCGACGTCAAGTATACCGGCACCAAGCGTTTCGGCCTCGACGGCGCCGAGGCGATGGTTCCAGCCCTCGAGCAGATCATCAAGCGCGGCGGCCATCTCGGCGTGAACGAGATCGTCGTCGGCATGGCCCATCGCGGCCGTCTCAACGTGCTCGCCCAGGTGATGGCCAAGCCGCACCGGGCGATCTTCCACGAGTTCAAGGGCGGGTCGTCCTCTCCCGACGAGGTCGAGGGCTCCGGCGACGTCAAATACCACCTCGGCGCCTCCTCCGACCGCGAGTTCGACAACAACAAGGTCCACCTGTCGCTGACCGCCAACCCGTCGCACCTGGAGATCGTCGATCCCGTCGTGCTCGGCAAGGTGCGCGCCAAGCAGGACCAGATGGCGGATCCCGACCGCTCGACGGTGATGCCGCTGCTCATCCACGGCGATGCGGCCTTTGCCGGCCAGGGCGTCGTGGCCGAATGCTTCGGCCTGTCCGGCCTGAAGGGCCACCGCACCGGCGGCTCGGTCCACTTCATCGTCAACAACCAGATCGGCTTCACCACCAATCCCCGCTTCTCGCGGTCCTCGCCGTATCCCTCGGACGTCGCCAAGATGATCGAGGCGCCAATCCTGCACGTGAACGGCGACGATCCGGAGGCCGTGGTTTTCGCCGCCAAGGTGGCGACCGAGTTCCGCCAGCGGTTCCACAAGCCTGTCGTCATCGACATGTTCTGCTACCGCCGCTTCGGCCACAACGAGGGCGACGAGCCGGCGTTCACCCAGCCGATCATGTATCGGAAGATCCGCTCGCATCCCACGACGCTGCAGATCTACGCCGACAAGCTGGTTGCCGAGGGACTGGTCACGGCCGAAGAGGTCGAGCAGCTCAAGGCCGACTGGCGCGCCAAGCTGGAGGCCGAGTTCGACGCCGGCACCAGCTACAGGCCGAACAAGGCCGATTGGCTGGACGGTCGCTGGTCGGGCTACAAGGTCGCCAACGACGAAGGTCCGCGCCGCGGCCACACTGGCGTCCCGGAAGAGACGCTGAAGGACATCGGCGTGAAGCTGTGCGAGGTGCCCGCGGACTTCAAGGTCCATCGCACCATCAAGCGCTTCCTCGATAATCGCCGCGCCATGATGGAGACCGGCGAGGGCATCGACTGGGCGACCGCCGAGGCGCTCGCCTTCGGCAGCCTGTGCGTCGAGGGCATCCCGGTGCGGCTGTCCGGCCAGGACTGCGAACGCGGCACCTTCTCGCAACGCCACTCGGTCCTGTACGATCAGGAATCCGAGGATCGCTACATCCCGCTCGACAACCTGTCGGACGGCCAGGCCCACTACGAGGTCATCAACTCGATGCTCTCGGAAGAGGCGGTGCTCGGCTTCGAGTACGGCTTTTCGCTGGCCGAGCCGCGCGCGCTGACCATCTGGGAGGCCCAGTTCGGCGATTTCGCCAACGGCGCCCAGGTGGTGGTCGACCAGTTCATCTCGGCCGGCGAGCGCAAGTGGCTGCGCATGTCCGGTCTCGTGATGCTGCTGCCGCACGGCTACGAGGGCCAGGGTCCGGAGCATTCCTCCGCCCGTCTGGAGCGCTATCTGCAGATGTGCGCCGAGGACAACATGCAGGTCGCCAACTGCACGACGCCGGCGAACTACTTCCACATCCTGCGCCGGCAGATGAAGCGCGACTTCCGCAAGCCTCTGATCCTGATGACGCCGAAATCGCTGCTGCGCCACAAGCGGGCGGTCTCGAAGCTGTCGGAGCTGGCCCAGGAATCCTGCTTCCACCGTCTGCTGTGGGACGATGCCGAGATCCGCGAAGGCGAGAAGATCAAGCTCGCCAAGGACGACAAGATCCGTCGCGTGGTCATGTGCTCCGGTAAGGTCTATTACGACCTGTACGAGGAGCGCGAGAAGCGCGGCATCGACGATGTCTACCTGCTCCGGCTCGAGCAGCTCTATCCCGTGCCCGCCAAGGCGCTGGTGACTGAGCTCGCCCGCTTCAAGAATGCCGAGATGGTCTGGTGCCAGGAAGAGCCCCGCAACATGGGGGCCTGGAACTTCATCGAGCCCTATCTGGAATGGGTGCTCAACCAGATCGAGGCCAAGCACCGCCGGCCGCGCTACGTCGGCCGCGCCGGCGCGGCGGCGACCGCGACCGGCCTCATGTCGAAGCATCTCGCGCAACTCGAGGCCTTCCTCGACGAGGCCCTAACCGAATAA
- the sucD gene encoding succinate--CoA ligase subunit alpha, whose product MSILVDRNTKVIVQGLTGKTGTFHTEQALAYHGTQMVAGVHPKKGGESWVGHVDGAEKALPIFTTVAEAKASTGANASVIYVPPAGAGAAIEEAIDAEIPLIVCITEGIPVMDMVKVKAKLDKSNSRLIGPNCPGVLTPDECKIGIMPGSIFRKGSVGVVSRSGTLTYEAVYQTSMEGLGQTTAVGIGGDPVKGTDFIDVLEMFLADPETQSIVMIGEIGGSSEEDAAQFLRDEAKAGRKKPMVGFIAGRTAPPGRTMGHAGAVISGGKGGAEDKIAAMEAAGIQVSPSPARLGKTLVEVLKG is encoded by the coding sequence ATGTCCATTCTCGTCGATCGCAATACCAAGGTCATCGTCCAGGGCCTGACCGGCAAGACCGGTACCTTCCATACCGAGCAGGCCCTCGCCTATCACGGCACCCAGATGGTCGCCGGCGTTCATCCCAAGAAGGGTGGTGAAAGCTGGGTCGGCCACGTCGACGGCGCCGAGAAGGCCCTGCCGATCTTCACGACCGTCGCCGAGGCGAAGGCATCGACCGGCGCCAACGCTTCGGTCATCTACGTGCCGCCGGCCGGCGCCGGCGCGGCCATCGAAGAGGCGATCGACGCGGAGATTCCGCTGATCGTCTGCATCACCGAGGGCATCCCGGTGATGGACATGGTCAAGGTCAAGGCAAAGCTCGACAAATCTAACTCCCGCCTGATCGGCCCGAACTGCCCCGGCGTGCTGACGCCGGACGAGTGCAAGATCGGCATCATGCCGGGCTCGATCTTCCGCAAGGGCTCGGTCGGCGTCGTCTCGCGCTCGGGCACGCTGACCTACGAGGCGGTGTACCAGACCTCGATGGAAGGCCTCGGCCAGACCACCGCGGTCGGCATCGGCGGCGATCCGGTCAAGGGCACCGACTTCATCGATGTCCTGGAAATGTTCCTCGCCGATCCCGAGACCCAGTCGATCGTGATGATCGGCGAGATCGGCGGTTCGTCGGAAGAGGACGCCGCCCAGTTCCTCAGGGACGAGGCCAAGGCAGGCCGTAAGAAGCCGATGGTCGGCTTCATCGCCGGCCGCACCGCACCTCCCGGCCGCACCATGGGCCATGCCGGCGCGGTCATTTCCGGCGGCAAGGGCGGCGCGGAAGACAAGATCGCCGCGATGGAAGCGGCCGGCATCCAGGTCTCGCCGTCGCCGGCCCGTCTGGGAAAGACGCTCGTTGAGGTGTTGAAAGGCTAA
- the sucC gene encoding ADP-forming succinate--CoA ligase subunit beta — MNIHEYQAKAVLKKFGAPVASGIAIYSADEAEKAATELGGPLWVVKSQIHAGGRGKGRFKEPVAGDKGGVRLARSVEEVVENARQMLGSTLVTKQTGPAGKQVNRLYIEAGADIARELYLSLLVDRTVGQVAFVVSTEGGMDIEAVAEETPDKILTLPIDPQAGVTDADAGKLADTLELQEPARSEMIELAKILYEAFTSKDMSLLEINPLIVMEDGHIRVLDAKVSFDNNALFRHPDIVELRDETEEDEKEIEASKYDLAYIALDGTIGCMVNGAGLAMATMDIIKLYGAEPANFLDVGGGASKEKVTAAFKIITADPNVKGILVNIFGGIMRCDTIAEGVVAAIKDVGLEVPLVVRLEGTKVEEGKKILNESGLNVTAADDLDDAAQKIVKAVNG; from the coding sequence ATGAACATTCATGAATATCAGGCGAAGGCGGTTCTGAAGAAATTCGGAGCCCCGGTCGCATCCGGCATCGCCATCTACTCGGCCGACGAGGCCGAAAAGGCCGCAACCGAACTCGGCGGCCCGCTCTGGGTCGTGAAGTCCCAGATCCACGCCGGCGGCCGCGGCAAGGGCCGCTTCAAGGAGCCGGTGGCCGGAGACAAGGGCGGCGTCCGCCTGGCCAGGTCGGTCGAGGAAGTCGTCGAGAACGCCAGGCAGATGCTGGGCTCGACGCTGGTGACCAAGCAGACCGGCCCCGCCGGCAAGCAGGTCAACCGGCTCTATATCGAGGCCGGCGCCGACATCGCCCGCGAACTCTATCTCTCCCTGCTCGTCGACCGCACCGTCGGCCAGGTCGCCTTCGTCGTGTCCACGGAAGGCGGCATGGACATCGAGGCCGTCGCCGAGGAGACCCCCGACAAGATCCTGACGCTGCCGATCGATCCCCAGGCCGGCGTCACCGACGCCGATGCCGGCAAGCTGGCGGATACGCTCGAACTCCAGGAGCCGGCCCGCTCCGAGATGATCGAGTTGGCCAAGATCCTGTACGAGGCCTTCACGAGCAAGGACATGAGCCTGCTCGAGATCAATCCGCTGATCGTCATGGAGGACGGCCACATCCGCGTCCTCGACGCCAAGGTCTCCTTCGACAACAACGCCCTGTTCCGCCATCCCGACATCGTCGAGCTGCGCGACGAGACGGAAGAGGACGAGAAGGAAATCGAGGCCTCCAAGTACGATCTCGCCTATATCGCCCTCGACGGCACCATCGGCTGCATGGTCAATGGCGCCGGCCTGGCGATGGCCACGATGGACATCATCAAGCTCTACGGCGCCGAGCCGGCGAACTTCCTCGATGTCGGCGGCGGCGCCTCTAAGGAAAAGGTCACCGCGGCGTTCAAGATTATTACCGCGGATCCGAACGTGAAGGGCATTCTGGTCAACATCTTCGGCGGCATCATGCGTTGCGACACGATTGCCGAGGGCGTCGTCGCCGCGATCAAGGATGTCGGCCTGGAGGTTCCGCTGGTCGTGCGCCTGGAAGGCACCAAGGTCGAGGAGGGCAAGAAGATCCTCAACGAAAGCGGCCTGAACGTCACCGCCGCCGACGACCTCGACGACGCCGCCCAGAAGATCGTGAAGGCCGTGAACGGCTGA
- the mdh gene encoding malate dehydrogenase, with the protein MARNKIALIGAGQIGGTLAHLAGLKELGDIVLFDIAEGTPQGKALDLAQSSPVDGFDAKLAGTQSYAAIKGADVVIVTAGVPRKPGMSRDDLLGINLKVMEQVGTGIKKYAPDAFVICITNPLDAMVWALQKASGLPRHMVVGMAGVLDSSRFRYFLAEEFDVSVEDVTAFVLGGHGDTMVPLARYSTVAGIPLPDLIKMNWTTKKRLDEIIQRTRDGGAEIVGLLKTGSAFYAPAASGIAMAESYLKDKKRVMPCAAYLKNEYGVKDLYVGVPVVIGAKGVERVVEIELNRSEQAMFDKSVEAVRGLVDACKKIAPDLGKSK; encoded by the coding sequence ATGGCGCGCAACAAGATCGCTTTGATCGGCGCCGGACAGATCGGTGGCACGCTCGCCCATCTCGCCGGCCTCAAGGAACTCGGAGACATCGTTCTCTTCGACATCGCGGAAGGCACCCCGCAGGGCAAGGCGCTCGATCTGGCGCAGTCCTCGCCGGTCGACGGCTTCGACGCGAAACTGGCCGGCACGCAGTCCTACGCGGCGATCAAGGGCGCCGATGTGGTCATCGTCACCGCCGGCGTGCCGCGCAAGCCGGGCATGAGCCGCGACGATCTCTTGGGCATCAACCTGAAGGTCATGGAACAGGTCGGCACGGGCATCAAGAAATACGCCCCGGACGCCTTCGTGATCTGCATCACCAACCCGCTGGACGCCATGGTCTGGGCGCTGCAGAAAGCCTCCGGCCTGCCGCGCCACATGGTCGTCGGCATGGCCGGCGTGCTCGATTCCTCGCGCTTCCGCTACTTCCTGGCCGAGGAATTCGACGTCTCCGTCGAGGACGTCACCGCCTTCGTGCTCGGCGGCCACGGCGACACGATGGTGCCGCTAGCCCGCTACTCGACGGTCGCCGGCATCCCGCTGCCCGACCTCATCAAGATGAACTGGACCACCAAGAAGCGCCTCGACGAGATCATCCAGCGCACCCGCGACGGCGGTGCCGAGATCGTCGGCCTTCTGAAGACGGGTTCGGCCTTCTACGCCCCGGCGGCGTCGGGGATCGCCATGGCCGAATCCTACCTGAAGGACAAGAAGCGGGTCATGCCCTGCGCCGCCTATCTCAAGAACGAGTACGGCGTGAAGGACCTCTATGTCGGCGTTCCCGTCGTGATCGGCGCCAAAGGCGTCGAGCGGGTCGTCGAAATCGAGCTGAACCGAAGCGAGCAGGCGATGTTCGACAAGTCCGTCGAAGCCGTCCGCGGCCTCGTCGACGCCTGCAAGAAGATCGCCCCCGACCTCGGCAAGAGCAAGTGA
- the zapE gene encoding cell division protein ZapE, protein MMQTPSERYAALVEAGEIAHDPAQARIVERLTRLSTELVNRRLAEKGSNLGWLFARRQKAAPLKGLYIFGEVGRGKTMLVDLFYEATGLKRKRRAHFNDFMADVHRRVHAWRQKSKAGAVKGDDPIGPVADEIAAETRLLCLDEFHVDDIADAMILGRLFTRLFDRGVVLVTTSNAAPDGLYADGLNRALFLPFIALLKERTDVICLDATSDYRLGRLRSSDLYFSPADDDAHHAMDETWKRLTGAAHGRPTTLEVLGRQVPVPESFDGIARFTFADLCEAPLGANDYLKIAATFHTVFLDAVPQLGPAQRNEARRFVLLIDTLYDQKVKLVVSADAEPDALYARGDSAAEFRRTASRLHEMRSEDYLTAAYEARENGLGPDTDA, encoded by the coding sequence ATGATGCAGACGCCCAGCGAGCGATACGCCGCCCTTGTCGAGGCCGGCGAGATCGCCCATGACCCGGCGCAGGCCCGGATCGTCGAGCGCCTGACGCGCCTGTCGACCGAACTCGTCAACCGGCGCCTGGCGGAGAAGGGCTCGAATCTCGGCTGGCTGTTCGCCCGCCGCCAGAAGGCGGCCCCGCTCAAGGGGCTCTATATCTTCGGCGAGGTCGGCCGCGGCAAGACGATGCTCGTCGACCTGTTCTACGAGGCCACCGGCCTGAAGCGGAAGCGTCGCGCCCATTTCAACGATTTCATGGCCGACGTGCACCGCCGCGTCCACGCCTGGCGCCAGAAATCCAAGGCCGGCGCGGTCAAGGGAGACGATCCGATCGGGCCGGTCGCCGACGAGATCGCCGCCGAGACCCGGCTCCTCTGCCTCGACGAGTTCCATGTCGACGACATCGCCGACGCCATGATCCTCGGCCGCCTGTTCACCCGGCTGTTCGATCGCGGCGTGGTGCTCGTCACCACCTCGAACGCGGCGCCGGACGGGCTTTACGCCGACGGGCTGAACCGGGCGCTGTTCCTGCCTTTCATCGCATTACTGAAGGAACGGACCGACGTCATCTGCCTCGATGCGACATCCGACTACCGGCTCGGCCGCCTGCGCTCGTCGGATCTCTATTTCTCGCCCGCCGACGACGATGCCCACCACGCCATGGACGAGACCTGGAAGCGCCTGACCGGGGCCGCGCATGGTCGGCCGACGACGCTGGAAGTCCTGGGGCGGCAGGTTCCGGTACCGGAAAGCTTCGACGGCATAGCGCGGTTTACCTTCGCCGACCTGTGCGAAGCCCCGCTCGGCGCCAACGACTATCTGAAGATCGCCGCGACCTTCCATACGGTCTTCCTCGACGCCGTGCCGCAACTCGGGCCCGCCCAGCGCAACGAAGCGCGCCGCTTCGTCCTCCTGATCGACACGCTCTATGACCAGAAGGTCAAGCTCGTCGTCTCCGCGGATGCCGAGCCCGATGCGCTGTACGCCCGCGGAGACAGCGCCGCGGAATTCAGGCGCACCGCCTCGCGACTTCACGAAATGCGCTCGGAGGACTACCTAACGGCAGCCTACGAGGCCCGCGAGAATGGCCTCGGCCCCGATACCGACGCCTGA
- a CDS encoding carboxymuconolactone decarboxylase family protein, producing MTIVPILDDAAASPEARAVFDDIRKTRNTDFVNNFWRALAHDPVLLRRTWESVKEVMAPGALDPLVKEMIYVAVSATNNCEYCIRSHTASARAKGMTDEMLMELIAVVGMANETNRLVNGLQVPVDEAFK from the coding sequence ATGACCATCGTGCCGATCCTCGATGACGCCGCCGCCTCGCCCGAGGCGCGCGCCGTGTTCGACGACATCCGCAAGACCCGCAACACCGATTTCGTCAACAATTTCTGGCGCGCGCTCGCCCATGATCCGGTCCTGCTCAGGCGCACCTGGGAAAGCGTCAAGGAAGTGATGGCCCCCGGCGCCCTCGACCCGCTGGTCAAGGAGATGATCTACGTAGCCGTTTCCGCCACAAACAACTGCGAATACTGCATCCGCTCGCACACCGCGTCGGCCCGCGCCAAGGGCATGACCGACGAGATGCTGATGGAGCTGATCGCCGTGGTCGGCATGGCCAACGAGACCAACCGGCTCGTCAACGGCCTGCAGGTGCCCGTCGACGAGGCATTCAAATAG
- a CDS encoding RNA pyrophosphohydrolase, which yields MAKTDPETLPYRPCVGALVVNGDGLVFIGHRADGPEEPEGPGTWWQMPQGGIDDGEDPLEAVYRELYEETSIRSVRLVAESRDWIRYDLPPELVGKAWKGRYRGQTQKWYLLRFTGEESEIDILTPGGGHHKAEFNAWKWAPLEELTELVVPFKRDVYRRIVAEFADALK from the coding sequence ATGGCGAAAACCGACCCGGAAACCCTTCCCTACCGCCCCTGCGTCGGCGCGCTCGTCGTCAACGGCGACGGGCTGGTCTTCATCGGCCACCGCGCCGACGGGCCCGAGGAGCCGGAAGGGCCTGGAACCTGGTGGCAGATGCCGCAGGGCGGCATCGACGACGGCGAGGACCCGCTGGAGGCCGTCTACCGGGAGCTCTACGAGGAAACCAGCATCCGCTCGGTGCGCCTTGTCGCCGAATCCCGGGACTGGATCCGCTACGACCTGCCGCCCGAACTGGTGGGCAAGGCCTGGAAGGGGCGCTACCGCGGCCAGACGCAGAAATGGTATCTGCTGCGCTTCACCGGCGAGGAGTCCGAGATCGACATCCTCACGCCCGGCGGCGGCCACCACAAGGCCGAGTTCAATGCCTGGAAATGGGCGCCGCTCGAAGAGCTGACCGAGCTGGTGGTGCCGTTCAAACGCGACGTCTATCGTCGCATTGTCGCCGAATTCGCCGATGCGCTTAAATAG
- a CDS encoding divergent polysaccharide deacetylase family protein: MAADDLTSPGGFWQVWRKRLSRVTVLGSLLVLTGALALFVVGWLIFVDDPHGGEPVVVVALDHPTAIQADSGDDLGIRPTVDSREAEPLPSGHSQPPADIVISDPLAAPSNYTGSASPGASPASGGTVQASLDTSLLESGPYGPLPVIDRDGRRAAEVYSAARGTIGEDRPRIAILIGGMGLSTTATEAAIDRLPREVTLAFAPYGDETDRLTGRARQAGHELALQVPLEPYDYPDNDPGPHTLLTGLSVDQNRDRLHWVMSRFTGYVGIVNYMGARFTASDQSLRPMLGELRDRGLIYVDDGSSSRSVAGRIASEVGLPFAKADIVVDAVPARADIDAQLARLEDIARQKGVAVGVASGLPIAIDAIDAWADGLQGKGIVLIPASAAASGGET; this comes from the coding sequence ATGGCGGCGGATGATCTGACTTCGCCAGGGGGATTCTGGCAGGTGTGGCGCAAGCGGCTGAGCCGCGTCACCGTGCTTGGCTCCCTGCTTGTCCTGACGGGCGCCCTCGCCCTGTTCGTGGTCGGATGGCTGATCTTCGTCGACGATCCGCATGGCGGCGAGCCCGTCGTGGTCGTCGCGCTCGACCATCCCACCGCGATCCAGGCCGACAGCGGCGACGATCTCGGCATCCGGCCGACCGTGGATTCGCGCGAGGCCGAGCCGCTGCCGAGCGGCCACAGCCAGCCGCCGGCCGACATCGTCATCTCCGATCCGCTTGCCGCACCCTCCAACTACACAGGCTCCGCATCCCCGGGAGCCAGCCCCGCGTCCGGCGGAACCGTGCAGGCCTCGCTCGACACCAGCCTTCTCGAAAGCGGCCCCTACGGGCCTCTGCCGGTCATCGACCGCGACGGCCGCCGCGCCGCCGAGGTCTATTCCGCCGCCAGGGGAACGATCGGCGAGGACCGGCCGCGGATCGCCATCCTGATCGGCGGTATGGGCCTGTCGACCACCGCGACGGAAGCCGCCATCGACCGGCTGCCGCGCGAGGTGACGCTGGCCTTCGCGCCCTATGGCGACGAGACCGATCGCCTGACCGGCCGGGCCCGCCAGGCCGGGCACGAGCTCGCGCTGCAGGTGCCGCTGGAGCCCTATGACTATCCCGACAACGATCCCGGCCCGCACACGCTTCTGACCGGCCTCAGCGTCGACCAGAACCGCGACCGCCTGCACTGGGTGATGAGCCGCTTCACCGGGTATGTCGGCATCGTCAACTACATGGGCGCCCGCTTCACCGCGTCCGACCAGTCGCTGCGCCCGATGCTCGGCGAACTGCGCGACCGCGGCCTCATCTATGTCGATGACGGGTCGTCGTCTCGCTCGGTCGCCGGGCGTATCGCCTCGGAGGTCGGCCTGCCCTTCGCGAAGGCCGATATCGTCGTCGACGCGGTGCCCGCGCGCGCCGATATCGACGCGCAGCTCGCCCGGCTCGAGGACATCGCCCGGCAGAAGGGTGTCGCCGTCGGCGTCGCCTCCGGCCTTCCGATCGCCATCGACGCCATCGACGCCTGGGCCGACGGGCTCCAGGGCAAGGGCATCGTGCTGATCCCCGCCAGCGCGGCGGCAAGCGGCGGCGAGACCTGA
- a CDS encoding S41 family peptidase yields MMRRTTILVLGMMVGAAATFAVSQPWHMSGAAEAAGNADTYRQLNLFGDVFERVKADYVEQPDDAQLVESAINGMLAALDPHSSYMSPKNYRDMQVQTRGEFGGLGIEVTMEDGLVKVVTPIDDTPAARAGVMAGDLITHLDGEAVLGLTLSEAVEKMRGRVNTPIELTIRREGADEPVEITVVRDIIQIRAVRSNTEDDVGYIRITQFNEQTFENLKTAIESLEGEIPADKLKGFVIDLRNNPGGLLDQAIAVSDTFLDRGEIVSTRGRNTDESQRYNARSGDLIKGKPVIVLINGGSASASEIVAGALQDHRRATVVGTRSFGKGSVQTIIPLGSNGALRLTTARYYTPSGRSIQAKGIEPDIIIEQEVPEELKGATTSKGESSLRGHLQSEAGKEEGGSSAYIPPEKEKDKQLNYALDLLRGVQVNSLFPPDPGAGVPN; encoded by the coding sequence ATAATGCGTAGAACGACGATACTAGTGCTGGGAATGATGGTGGGTGCGGCCGCGACCTTCGCGGTGTCGCAGCCTTGGCACATGAGCGGAGCGGCGGAAGCCGCCGGCAATGCCGACACCTATCGCCAGTTGAACCTGTTCGGCGACGTCTTCGAACGCGTCAAGGCGGACTATGTCGAGCAGCCCGACGACGCGCAGCTCGTCGAGTCGGCGATCAACGGCATGCTGGCGGCGCTCGATCCGCATTCCAGCTACATGTCGCCCAAGAACTACCGCGACATGCAGGTGCAGACCCGCGGCGAGTTCGGCGGCCTCGGCATCGAGGTCACGATGGAGGACGGCCTGGTCAAGGTGGTCACGCCGATCGACGACACGCCGGCCGCCCGCGCCGGCGTCATGGCCGGCGACCTCATCACCCATCTCGACGGCGAGGCGGTGCTCGGCCTGACCCTTTCGGAGGCGGTCGAGAAGATGCGCGGCCGGGTCAACACCCCGATCGAGCTGACGATCCGGCGCGAAGGCGCCGACGAGCCGGTCGAGATCACGGTGGTGCGCGACATCATCCAGATCCGCGCCGTGCGCTCCAACACCGAGGACGATGTCGGCTATATCCGCATCACCCAGTTCAACGAGCAGACCTTCGAAAACCTGAAGACCGCCATCGAGAGCCTCGAGGGCGAGATTCCGGCGGACAAGCTCAAGGGCTTCGTCATCGACCTGCGCAACAATCCCGGCGGATTGCTCGACCAGGCCATCGCCGTCTCCGACACGTTCCTCGATCGCGGCGAGATCGTCTCGACCCGCGGCCGTAACACCGACGAGAGCCAGCGCTACAACGCCCGTTCCGGCGACCTGATCAAGGGCAAGCCGGTCATCGTGCTGATCAACGGCGGGTCGGCCTCGGCCTCCGAGATCGTCGCCGGCGCGCTGCAGGATCACCGCCGCGCGACCGTCGTGGGAACGCGGTCCTTCGGCAAGGGATCGGTGCAGACGATCATCCCGCTGGGCTCCAACGGCGCGCTCCGGCTCACCACCGCGCGCTACTACACCCCCTCCGGCCGCTCGATCCAGGCCAAGGGCATCGAGCCCGATATCATCATCGAGCAGGAGGTGCCCGAGGAGCTGAAGGGCGCGACCACGTCGAAGGGCGAGTCGTCGCTGCGCGGGCATCTGCAGTCGGAAGCCGGCAAGGAAGAGGGCGGGTCGTCCGCCTACATCCCGCCGGAGAAGGAAAAGGACAAGCAACTGAACTACGCGCTCGACCTGTTGCGCGGGGTCCAGGTCAACAGCCTGTTCCCGCCGGATCCGGGCGCGGGCGTGCCCAACTGA